In Juglans microcarpa x Juglans regia isolate MS1-56 chromosome 8D, Jm3101_v1.0, whole genome shotgun sequence, the following are encoded in one genomic region:
- the LOC121242361 gene encoding UPF0481 protein At3g47200-like: MGESANEPKLQDDQEANALVKNEHRGTKLANEIKTRLASLEPLPESPGCCIYKVPDPLRKSNKEAYTPQVISIGPFHRDNKKLQAMKRLKLGHLKALKERENVDTKDLVSTIKAAEESVRECYSETIPLSSDDFVKMILIDASFIIEFFWRNWAELWTEYDRELIKPWLSNRLQLDLMLLENQLPFFIIEKIYDIAMPDLSIDHPFIELCFDQFDYHNVQKKSHHDLEWKIMHFVDLLRFFCLPPRERRPERSAKIVKKMHSATQLKEVGLKFKLIDSSSSCTQLELKYADHGGELEIPKFKLDDTMEIYAGNLMALEECHYPHEAYITDYYILLRFLIRTNKDMDLLVHDEIIANWLDDINQTFINKLCINVVHSGMNNDYHSICEGLNKFHQERVTYVQKLKAALIRDYFFTPWMGASTIAAIILLVLTIIQTICSLIPLF, from the coding sequence ATGGGAGAATCAGCAAATGAACCAAAACTTCAAGATGATCAGGAAGCAAATGCCTTGGTAAAAAATGAACATCGAGGCACAAAATTGGCAAATGAAATCAAAACAAGGTTGGCAAGCTTAGAGCCACTCCCAGAATCACCTGGATGTTGTATCTACAAGGTGCCAGATCCCCTTCGAAAATCGAACAAAGAAGCCTACACTCCCCAAGTTATATCGATAGGTCCTTTCCATCGTGATAACAAGAAGTTGCAGGCCATGAAAAGGCTTAAACTGGGGCATCTCAAAGCTCTCAAGGAGCGAGAAAACGTAGACACGAAGGATTTAGTAAGCACTATAAAAGCTGCAGAAGAAAGTGTTCGTGAATGTTATTCAGAGACTATACCACTTAGCAGTGATGATTTTGTGAAAATGATCCTGATTGATGCGAGCTTCATCATTGAGTTTTTCTGGAGAAACTGGGCGGAACTCTGGACTGAATATGACCGGGAATTAATAAAGCCGTGGTTAAGCAATAGGCTGCAGCTGGACTTGATGCTACTTGAAAATCAACTTCCTTTCTTTATTATCGAGAAAATATATGACATTGCAATGCCAGATCTCTCAATCGATCACCCCTTCATTGAGCTTTGCTTTGACCAGTTCGATTATCACAACGTTCAGAAAAAGTCTCATCACGATCTCGAGTGGAAAATAATGCACTTTGTTGACTTGCTTAGATTCTTTTGCCTACCTCCTCGCGAAAGGAGACCGGAAAGAAGTGcaaaaatagttaagaaaatgcaCAGTGCAACTCAGCTGAAGGAGGTAGGATTGAAGTTTAAGTTGATCGATTCAAGCAGTAGTTGCACACAGCTTGAACTAAAATATGCAGATCACGGCGGAGAGTTGGAAATCCCAAAGTTTAAGCTAGACGATACAATGGAGATTTATGCTGGAAACCTCATGGCCTTGGAGGAGTGCCACTATCCTCATGAAGCATATATTACTGATTATTATATTCTGCTACGGTTCCTTATCAGAACAAACAAAGACATGGATTTACTTGTTCACGACGAGATCATCGCTAATTGGCTAGACGACATCAATCAAACTTTCATCAACAAACTGTGCATAAACGTCGTACATTCAGGTATGAACAACGATTATCATAGTATCTGTGAAGGTTTGAACAAATTCCACCAAGAACGTGTGACTTATGTTCAAAAGTTGAAGGCTGCCTTGAtacgtgattattttttcaCCCCATGGATGGGTGCTTCTACCATTGCTGCTATTATCTTGTTAGTACTCACTATCATACAGACTATATGCTCTCTCATCCCGCTATTTTAG